Part of the Leucobacter insecticola genome is shown below.
CAGCGATCGCGTAGGCGAGCGTCGACTTACCAGAGCCGTTCGGGCCCATGATGGCGTGGGTTTCGCCCTGCTTAATGGTCAGGTCAACACCCCGCAGGATCTGCTTTGCACCCTGCTCGGTTTCGACGCTGACGTGCAGGTCTTTGATCTCGAGAACTGAACTCATGACTAAATCTCTTTCGTAACGTTGGGGTCGATATACACGTCGCCGTCTTCGATTTTGACGACATAAACGGGGACCGGCTCGTAGGCCGGCAGATTCTGGGGTTTGCCGGTGCACAGCGAGAATGCGGAGCCGTGGGCCCAGCATTCAAGGGTGTCACCCTCCACAAAACCCTCGGAGAGGCTGATCTGGCCGTGGCTGCAGGTGTCTCCGATCGCGTGGACGTCGCCGTTCGCATCGAGGACGACCGCAATCGGGACCTCATCAACGACAACTCGGGTTGCCTGATCCTGAACCAACTCGCTGAGCGCGAGCACCTTCTGCGCCGCCATCTAGATGGAACTCTCGGCGAGCTCAGCCTCGATTGCAGCCTGCAGTCTTGACTCAGTCTCTTCGTGGCCGATCTTGGCGACAACCTCGAGCAAGAATCCGCGCACGACAAGCTTGCGCGCTTCCTCCTCGGAGATGCCGCGGCTCATGAGATAGAACAGGTGCTCCTCATCGAATCTGCCGGTTGCCGAAGCGTGGCCTGCCCCTCGATATCGCCCGTCTCGATTTCC
Proteins encoded:
- a CDS encoding non-heme iron oxygenase ferredoxin subunit is translated as MAAQKVLALSELVQDQATRVVVDEVPIAVVLDANGDVHAIGDTCSHGQISLSEGFVEGDTLECWAHGSAFSLCTGKPQNLPAYEPVPVYVVKIEDGDVYIDPNVTKEI